A window of Cohnella herbarum contains these coding sequences:
- the ccsA gene encoding cytochrome c biogenesis protein CcsA → MKWWLDFSSDAFIVAFYLYCASFICFAIAVAGKRWSNRKPEDHTNRWGKIGFGAAVVGWVAHLTFFFTRWYGGGHIPTSNMYEFMTFLGMAIMFAFIIVHLIYRNMILGAFAIPLVIIIIAYASVFPSEVQPLIPALNNYWLKIHVTTAATGEAFFAVGFAAALMQLIRVVDFTRTDKAGRRAQFWTEFSLFVIIVLVGFLVAVFGFRGAGYESKFSQETVTIDENGIANSEVKEVIYSLPPIVAPYNSDTISFQSFIGMSEPLFESPSWLNGVNAGRKLNTVIWSVIAGLVLYGILRLIARKKLTAVIHPHLSDIDPDDLEEISYRAIAIGFPIFTLGALIFAMIWAEIAWSRFWGWDPKEVWALVTFLFYSAYLHLRLSKGWQGTRSAWLAVIGFLVVMFTLVGVNLVIAGLHSYAGV, encoded by the coding sequence TTGAAGTGGTGGCTAGATTTCAGCAGTGATGCATTTATTGTCGCATTTTACTTATATTGCGCTTCATTTATTTGTTTCGCAATCGCCGTAGCAGGCAAGCGCTGGAGTAACCGCAAGCCCGAGGATCATACGAATCGTTGGGGCAAAATAGGGTTCGGGGCAGCTGTAGTCGGTTGGGTAGCGCATCTTACGTTCTTCTTTACGCGTTGGTACGGCGGCGGACACATTCCGACGAGTAATATGTACGAATTCATGACCTTCCTCGGAATGGCGATCATGTTTGCTTTCATTATCGTACATCTGATTTACCGTAATATGATTTTGGGCGCGTTCGCGATTCCCCTGGTCATTATTATTATCGCTTATGCATCCGTTTTCCCTTCCGAAGTACAGCCGCTTATCCCGGCCCTGAATAACTATTGGTTGAAAATCCACGTGACGACAGCCGCTACGGGGGAAGCTTTCTTCGCGGTCGGATTCGCGGCTGCTTTGATGCAGTTGATCCGCGTGGTCGACTTCACTCGCACGGACAAAGCGGGCAGACGCGCCCAATTCTGGACGGAGTTCTCCCTCTTCGTCATCATCGTGCTCGTCGGGTTCCTCGTTGCCGTGTTCGGATTCCGCGGAGCGGGCTATGAATCCAAGTTCAGCCAAGAGACCGTTACGATCGACGAGAACGGGATTGCGAATTCCGAGGTCAAAGAAGTCATATACAGTCTTCCGCCTATCGTGGCGCCTTACAATAGCGATACGATCTCCTTTCAATCGTTCATTGGGATGAGCGAACCGCTATTCGAATCCCCGTCCTGGCTTAACGGTGTGAACGCGGGACGTAAGCTGAATACCGTGATTTGGTCCGTAATCGCAGGATTAGTCCTTTACGGTATACTAAGATTGATTGCTCGCAAGAAACTGACCGCGGTCATTCATCCTCATCTGTCCGATATCGATCCGGACGATCTGGAAGAAATCAGCTACCGCGCGATTGCGATCGGTTTCCCGATCTTTACGTTAGGAGCGCTCATCTTCGCGATGATCTGGGCGGAAATCGCCTGGTCCAGATTTTGGGGATGGGATCCGAAAGAAGTATGGGCTCTCGTTACTTTCCTCTTTTACAGCGCCTATTTACATCTCCGATTGTCGAAAGGTTGGCAGGGAACCCGTTCGGCTTGGTTGGCGGTCATCGGCTTTTTAGTCGTAATGTTTACTTTGGTCGGAGTAAATCTCGTGATCGCCGGATTGCATTCTTATGCCGGAGTTTAA
- a CDS encoding response regulator transcription factor produces the protein MNNTGNRILVVDDEERIRRLLRMYLEKEGYVIDEAEDGETALRKAQEEDFDLIVLDLMLPGIDGIEVCARLRQQKATPVLMLTAKGEEVNRVQGFEVGADDYVVKPFSPREVIFRIKAILRRSSATAFLSKELNTSNNIVFPYLVIEHDAHRVTASGQEVNLTPKEYELLHYLASTPDKVFSREELLKDVWNYDFFGDLRTVDTHVKRLREKLNRVSAEAASMITTVWGVGYKLEAAK, from the coding sequence ATGAATAACACAGGAAATCGGATATTGGTCGTAGATGACGAGGAAAGAATTCGCCGTTTGCTCCGTATGTATTTGGAGAAGGAAGGTTATGTGATCGATGAGGCGGAAGACGGGGAAACCGCGCTGCGGAAAGCCCAAGAGGAAGACTTCGATCTAATCGTCCTCGATCTCATGTTACCGGGAATCGACGGCATCGAGGTATGCGCCCGTTTGCGCCAGCAGAAGGCCACTCCCGTATTGATGCTTACGGCTAAGGGCGAAGAGGTCAACCGCGTGCAAGGCTTCGAAGTCGGCGCCGACGACTATGTCGTTAAGCCGTTCAGTCCGCGGGAAGTGATTTTCCGGATCAAAGCGATCTTGCGCCGTTCGTCGGCAACGGCTTTCTTATCCAAGGAGCTCAATACGAGCAACAATATCGTATTTCCATACTTGGTCATCGAGCATGATGCCCATCGCGTTACCGCCAGCGGTCAAGAGGTGAACTTGACTCCGAAGGAATACGAGCTTCTGCATTATTTGGCCAGCACGCCGGACAAAGTTTTCTCTCGCGAAGAACTGCTGAAAGACGTATGGAATTACGACTTCTTCGGGGATTTACGTACGGTTGATACCCACGTGAAGCGGCTTCGCGAGAAGTTAAACCGTGTCTCGGCCGAAGCGGCTTCGATGATTACGACGGTTTGGGGCGTAGGCTACAAGCTGGAGGCAGCGAAGTAA
- a CDS encoding HAMP domain-containing sensor histidine kinase, translating into MAIWRTVVGKMWLTIIGLVAVVIITLGLFLLEYIDLTFTDPAEIKRLFSYAGIVGFLLTTFFAFFLLTKITQPLREMKDAANRVAQGDYTTRVAIRSSDEIGELANTFNQMASELHTLIRDLQHERDHLSSVLRSMTDSVISFDAEGEVILTNPQGQYLLEDWGSVDWSDEDVPERDANVPGPLRETFRNVITRGKELTVKVHVKSGVWSVVMTPLASTDSVRGAVAVLRDVTEEFRVDKMRKDFVANVSHEIRTPLSMVQGYSEALMDDIAATPEERRELVQVIHDESLRMGRLVKDLLDLARMEAGYLEMNFQPVDVNGLLSRVYRKFAALAKERQISLTKSDDDPSLILEAADADRLEQVLTNLMDNALRHTPSGASITICASRIEKAKGDWLELKVMDEGQGIPHEDLPYIFERFYKADKARKRETTGGTGLGLAIVKNLITAHGGTISAVSAPGEGTTFTITLPVAAPRKKSSSASLR; encoded by the coding sequence ATGGCGATCTGGAGAACGGTCGTCGGCAAGATGTGGCTGACGATCATCGGCTTAGTCGCGGTCGTCATCATTACTTTGGGATTGTTTTTGCTGGAATATATCGATTTAACGTTTACCGATCCGGCTGAGATCAAGCGATTGTTCAGTTATGCGGGGATCGTTGGATTTCTGCTGACGACCTTTTTCGCCTTTTTCCTCCTGACGAAGATTACCCAGCCGTTAAGGGAAATGAAGGATGCGGCGAACCGGGTCGCTCAAGGCGATTATACGACCCGAGTCGCGATCCGTTCATCGGATGAGATCGGGGAATTGGCAAACACGTTTAACCAGATGGCCTCGGAGCTTCATACGCTCATTCGCGATCTTCAGCACGAACGAGATCACTTGAGCAGCGTTCTCAGGAGTATGACGGACTCCGTTATTTCGTTCGATGCGGAAGGCGAGGTTATTCTCACGAATCCTCAAGGGCAATATTTGTTGGAAGATTGGGGTTCGGTGGATTGGTCCGACGAAGATGTGCCCGAACGGGATGCCAACGTACCGGGGCCTTTACGGGAAACATTCCGCAACGTTATTACGCGGGGCAAGGAATTGACCGTTAAAGTTCACGTCAAGAGCGGGGTGTGGTCGGTCGTGATGACTCCGCTCGCTTCGACGGATTCGGTCAGAGGAGCCGTTGCCGTGTTGCGGGACGTAACCGAGGAGTTCCGCGTGGACAAAATGCGCAAGGACTTCGTCGCGAACGTGTCGCATGAGATCCGAACGCCGCTCTCGATGGTCCAAGGGTACAGCGAAGCGTTGATGGACGATATCGCGGCTACTCCCGAGGAACGCAGAGAACTCGTGCAGGTGATCCATGACGAGTCGCTCAGAATGGGGAGGCTTGTCAAGGATTTATTGGATTTGGCGAGGATGGAAGCCGGATATCTCGAGATGAATTTCCAACCGGTAGACGTTAACGGATTACTGTCGCGCGTCTATCGCAAATTCGCAGCATTGGCGAAGGAACGCCAAATTTCTCTGACCAAATCCGATGATGATCCGTCGTTGATCTTGGAGGCGGCAGATGCGGATAGGCTGGAACAGGTGCTGACGAATCTGATGGACAATGCGCTTCGGCATACGCCTTCCGGAGCATCCATCACCATATGCGCATCGCGGATCGAGAAAGCGAAGGGCGACTGGCTGGAACTCAAAGTGATGGACGAAGGCCAAGGCATCCCGCATGAAGATTTACCGTATATCTTCGAACGGTTTTACAAGGCGGACAAAGCCCGTAAGAGAGAGACGACCGGCGGCACTGGACTTGGGCTTGCCATCGTCAAGAACCTGATCACCGCTCACGGAGGCACGATAAGCGCGGTCAGCGCGCCGGGAGAAGGAACGACCTTTACGATCACGTTGCCCGTTGCGGCTCCACGCAAGAAAAGTAGCAGTGCATCCCTGCGTTAA
- a CDS encoding MFS transporter, producing MNFRLNWTFRHRTKAVSEHPLSTEARVALFIHGCFQFGASMSGLFLNLYLWRLTEDLVINAVFNIIVYGMTPFAFAIGGWIAKKKDRMVTYRLGIALITVFFLVVIFAQEKVVTYYPWFAAFNGFALGLYWTGYLVLMYDVTEAKNRSRYLGINMIVFNSAGLAGPALSGFLISLFEGLRGYLLTFSAASLLFAVASFFSLRIKRIESHHRTYYLKYSGQMMKKNRLWVLSLLGFLVLGLFQGLMLFLPNILMFQAVGREDRVGYLAVLFALLTILTGFYISRRKGQSNIRRDLFVSSLLIIGGASFLLFDIQLWTVILFMSIYSLMAPLIINTLTSYYYRIMDGLPLRGMFRIESVVIREFFLNTGRVASMLLQVVFASDVNSPMLPIVILVAAFTQLGIVLLVKNKV from the coding sequence ATGAATTTTCGATTGAATTGGACGTTCCGTCATCGAACGAAAGCCGTGTCCGAACATCCGTTGTCGACGGAAGCCCGGGTTGCGTTATTCATTCATGGTTGTTTTCAATTCGGGGCTTCGATGTCGGGGTTGTTCTTGAACTTATACTTATGGCGCCTTACCGAAGATTTGGTCATTAACGCGGTATTCAATATCATCGTATATGGCATGACGCCGTTCGCATTCGCGATCGGCGGTTGGATTGCGAAGAAGAAAGATCGAATGGTCACGTATCGCTTAGGCATTGCGTTGATCACGGTCTTTTTTCTTGTCGTTATTTTCGCTCAAGAGAAGGTCGTTACGTACTACCCTTGGTTTGCCGCCTTTAACGGATTCGCGCTCGGTTTGTATTGGACGGGATACCTCGTTTTGATGTACGACGTGACGGAGGCAAAAAACCGGTCCAGGTATTTGGGCATTAACATGATCGTGTTCAACTCGGCCGGATTGGCGGGACCCGCGTTATCGGGTTTCCTGATCAGCCTATTCGAAGGGCTACGAGGGTATTTGCTAACGTTCTCGGCCGCATCCTTACTGTTCGCGGTTGCTTCTTTTTTCAGCCTGCGGATCAAGAGAATCGAATCTCACCACCGAACGTACTATTTGAAATATTCGGGTCAGATGATGAAGAAAAACCGGCTGTGGGTTCTATCGTTGCTCGGATTTCTCGTTCTCGGCTTATTTCAGGGGCTTATGTTGTTCCTGCCGAATATCTTGATGTTTCAAGCGGTTGGCAGGGAGGATCGCGTCGGTTATTTGGCCGTGCTCTTCGCCTTGCTAACGATCTTGACCGGGTTCTACATCTCTCGCAGAAAAGGGCAAAGCAATATCCGACGCGACTTGTTCGTGTCCTCGCTATTAATCATTGGCGGCGCAAGCTTTCTCCTGTTCGATATTCAACTGTGGACGGTAATTCTATTCATGTCGATTTACTCTTTAATGGCTCCTTTGATTATTAACACGTTGACTTCCTACTATTATAGAATCATGGACGGTTTACCGCTGAGAGGGATGTTCCGGATCGAATCCGTGGTCATTCGGGAGTTTTTTCTGAATACGGGCCGCGTCGCATCTATGCTGCTTCAAGTCGTATTCGCGAGCGACGTAAATTCGCCGATGCTGCCGATCGTCATTCTGGTGGCTGCATTCACTCAACTGGGGATCGTATTGCTCGTAAAAAATAAAGTATAA
- the serA gene encoding phosphoglycerate dehydrogenase encodes MFKVLVSDPISDLGISLLVEASDISIDKKTGLSEDELVAIIGEYDALLVRSQTRVTERIMSAGKQLKVIGRAGVGVDNIDLDAATKRGIIVINAPDGNTITTCEHTFAMMMAVARHIPQAYLKTVGGVWDRKSFVGVELRNKVLGVLGMGRIGSEVAARAKAFGMDVLGYDPFLTEERAEKMGVRKASVEDIIAEADFITVHTPLTPETRHMIGKEQFARIKKGVRIVNCARGGIIDELALVEAIDAGQVAGAAFDVFEEEPPAADHPFLSHPKIIVTPHLGASTIEAQENVAIDVSEQLLHILRNEPFKNAVNMPPVAAEVLAKLEPYFSLGKKLGSFAAQIAVGPVKEIAVTYAGDLADVDTQPLTRHIVDGVLSFHLGSDQVNVVNAMHLAKNRDVNIVVTKSHASKGFTNQVSVTLRTDKEERLVAGTLLNGFGPRITQVDKFPVDVEPQGHILLISHHDKPGIIGRVGTLLGTKDINIATMQVGRKIVGGEAIMVLGVDKGVTKQVLAEVSALADLNNAKEVHLY; translated from the coding sequence ATGTTTAAAGTATTGGTATCGGATCCGATTAGCGATTTAGGGATTTCGCTCCTAGTCGAAGCATCCGACATTTCCATTGACAAGAAGACAGGGTTAAGCGAAGACGAGTTAGTCGCCATTATCGGCGAATACGATGCATTGCTCGTTCGCAGCCAAACCCGGGTTACGGAAAGAATCATGAGTGCCGGCAAGCAATTAAAAGTTATCGGAAGAGCAGGCGTCGGCGTCGATAACATCGACCTTGATGCCGCTACCAAACGCGGAATTATCGTTATTAATGCTCCGGATGGAAATACGATCACGACGTGCGAGCATACTTTCGCCATGATGATGGCCGTTGCGCGCCACATTCCTCAAGCATACTTAAAAACGGTCGGCGGAGTATGGGATCGCAAATCCTTCGTCGGCGTAGAGCTTCGCAACAAAGTGCTCGGAGTACTGGGCATGGGCCGTATCGGTAGCGAGGTTGCGGCTCGCGCCAAAGCGTTCGGCATGGACGTCCTTGGTTACGATCCGTTCTTAACCGAAGAACGCGCGGAGAAAATGGGCGTTCGCAAAGCTTCCGTCGAAGATATCATTGCCGAAGCCGATTTCATTACTGTCCATACGCCGCTAACTCCGGAAACTCGCCATATGATCGGCAAAGAGCAGTTCGCTCGCATAAAGAAAGGCGTTCGCATCGTAAACTGCGCGCGCGGCGGAATTATCGACGAGCTCGCGCTTGTCGAAGCCATCGACGCCGGCCAAGTTGCCGGAGCAGCGTTCGACGTATTCGAAGAAGAACCGCCTGCTGCGGATCATCCATTCTTATCGCATCCGAAGATCATCGTAACGCCTCACTTGGGCGCTTCCACGATCGAAGCCCAAGAGAACGTCGCTATCGACGTCTCGGAGCAATTGCTTCATATTCTTCGCAACGAGCCGTTCAAGAACGCGGTTAACATGCCTCCGGTAGCTGCCGAAGTTCTTGCGAAACTCGAGCCTTACTTCTCGCTCGGCAAGAAGCTCGGAAGCTTCGCCGCGCAGATTGCCGTCGGTCCCGTGAAGGAAATCGCGGTAACCTATGCCGGCGATTTGGCGGATGTCGACACGCAACCGTTAACTCGCCACATCGTGGACGGAGTTCTCTCCTTCCACCTCGGCTCCGATCAAGTAAACGTCGTTAACGCGATGCATCTTGCGAAGAACCGCGATGTTAACATCGTCGTCACGAAATCGCACGCTTCCAAAGGCTTCACTAACCAAGTGAGCGTAACGCTCCGCACGGACAAAGAAGAGCGTCTCGTAGCCGGAACTTTACTTAACGGCTTCGGACCGCGGATTACCCAAGTGGACAAATTCCCTGTAGACGTTGAGCCTCAAGGTCATATTCTACTTATCTCGCATCATGACAAACCGGGTATCATCGGTCGCGTAGGTACGCTTCTGGGAACGAAGGATATCAATATCGCTACGATGCAGGTCGGACGTAAAATCGTCGGCGGCGAAGCGATCATGGTGCTGGGCGTTGATAAAGGCGTAACCAAGCAAGTGTTAGCGGAAGTGTCCGCTCTCGCGGACCTCAACAACGCTAAGGAAGTTCATTTGTACTAA
- a CDS encoding CPBP family intramembrane glutamic endopeptidase — protein sequence MRKFDIRNIKIRKVTVDQLNDKMLLINLYVTQVLTLIIGIVWVLFQGRNPLDFFKFPISYDFIWWGAGLALLVLLFDLGISRFVPEEAADDGGVNERIFGKRPVWHIAVISLFVAICEETLFRGAIQHAIGPYWTSILFAAIHVRYLRHWIPTGLVFSISYGLGWIYIQTGTLWAPILAHFLVDFVMGCIIRFRREEK from the coding sequence ATGAGAAAATTCGACATTCGCAACATCAAAATTCGCAAAGTAACCGTTGATCAGTTGAACGATAAGATGTTATTAATCAATTTATATGTAACGCAGGTGCTTACTCTTATTATCGGTATCGTGTGGGTATTATTTCAGGGTAGGAACCCCCTTGACTTTTTCAAATTTCCGATATCGTATGATTTTATTTGGTGGGGAGCCGGATTAGCGCTGCTTGTGTTGCTGTTCGATCTTGGAATTTCCCGATTCGTGCCAGAAGAAGCAGCGGATGACGGGGGGGTCAACGAAAGGATTTTCGGCAAGAGGCCGGTTTGGCATATCGCGGTTATTTCCTTGTTCGTCGCGATTTGCGAGGAAACGTTATTCCGGGGGGCCATCCAACATGCGATTGGGCCGTATTGGACGAGTATTTTGTTCGCCGCGATCCATGTCCGTTATTTGCGCCATTGGATTCCGACGGGATTGGTTTTCTCGATCAGTTACGGTTTAGGTTGGATTTACATTCAGACGGGGACGCTCTGGGCGCCAATATTGGCGCATTTCTTAGTGGATTTCGTGATGGGCTGCATCATACGTTTTCGGAGGGAAGAGAAATGA
- a CDS encoding polysaccharide deacetylase family protein: MNRRLIVFCSTVLLISLVATGCGGNNSPIESASSSTPQTETAPAAPSASAPIPESPSASPSASESAQPSATPEPTEIAKTYKMNKNYFIVPIDKETTEKKVVLLTFDDGPKDKATLEPLLDTLDKHQAKAIFFVNGYRVKANPELLKTIDERNQVIGNHSWDHISLKKEKAPKIKEQIENVQAIVKEVTGKTPVFFRPPFGASNDYVREVAKDNGLLFMTWSNGSLDWDMNKTPEAKRPQAVIDNVMEQLNPGSNILMHELPWTAKALDDLLTQLEQKGYTFVDPNAIDTEL, encoded by the coding sequence ATGAATCGACGGCTTATCGTTTTCTGCTCGACCGTTTTATTAATTAGTCTTGTCGCTACCGGATGCGGAGGTAATAACTCCCCCATCGAATCGGCCTCATCTTCTACACCCCAGACGGAGACGGCTCCCGCAGCGCCTTCCGCTTCTGCGCCAATTCCAGAATCGCCATCGGCAAGTCCGTCCGCTTCCGAATCCGCGCAGCCATCCGCCACGCCGGAGCCGACCGAAATCGCCAAAACTTACAAAATGAACAAAAACTATTTCATCGTTCCCATCGACAAAGAGACGACCGAGAAAAAAGTCGTCCTTCTCACTTTCGATGACGGACCCAAAGATAAAGCAACGCTGGAGCCTCTATTGGATACGCTAGATAAGCATCAAGCCAAAGCCATATTTTTCGTGAACGGTTATCGTGTTAAAGCAAACCCGGAATTGCTGAAAACGATCGACGAACGCAATCAAGTGATCGGCAATCATTCGTGGGATCATATTTCGCTGAAGAAGGAAAAGGCTCCGAAAATCAAAGAACAAATCGAGAACGTACAAGCTATCGTCAAGGAAGTCACGGGAAAAACCCCCGTATTCTTCAGACCTCCGTTCGGTGCTTCCAACGATTACGTTCGCGAAGTAGCCAAGGATAACGGTTTGCTATTCATGACGTGGTCCAACGGTTCGCTCGATTGGGATATGAACAAAACCCCGGAAGCCAAAAGGCCCCAAGCCGTTATCGACAACGTAATGGAACAGCTGAATCCAGGCAGCAATATTCTTATGCATGAGCTGCCATGGACTGCCAAAGCCTTGGATGATCTGTTGACGCAGTTGGAGCAGAAGGGGTATACCTTCGTTGACCCTAACGCGATCGACACGGAGCTGTAA
- a CDS encoding genetic competence negative regulator codes for MRMERLSQDKIRIFLTFDDLTERGIQKEDMWREIPKVHELFSEMMDQAYNELGFDASGPLAVEVFAMPAQGMVVIVTRGKLDRDGDSATEDEEEVYELEVTLEQSEAIIYRFRDIEDAIGAAKTLVGHLTEEGRMYRYQNQWVLCFDPAGLESSGYHALIAVLAEYGEATSITPAVLEEYGKIIIGEKAVKVLAENFAN; via the coding sequence ATGAGGATGGAGCGGCTTAGCCAAGACAAAATTCGGATTTTCCTCACGTTCGATGATTTGACTGAGCGCGGGATCCAGAAGGAAGACATGTGGCGAGAAATTCCTAAGGTTCACGAGCTATTCAGCGAAATGATGGATCAAGCGTACAACGAGCTCGGATTCGATGCTTCCGGCCCGTTAGCGGTAGAAGTATTCGCCATGCCGGCTCAGGGAATGGTCGTCATCGTCACGAGAGGGAAACTGGATAGGGACGGGGACTCCGCGACCGAGGATGAAGAAGAAGTTTATGAATTGGAAGTTACGCTCGAGCAGAGCGAAGCTATTATATATCGATTCAGGGACATTGAAGACGCCATCGGTGCCGCGAAGACGTTAGTCGGTCATTTAACGGAAGAAGGAAGAATGTACCGTTATCAGAACCAATGGGTTCTTTGCTTTGATCCCGCAGGGCTGGAAAGCTCGGGTTATCACGCATTAATCGCCGTGCTCGCGGAATATGGGGAAGCCACCTCCATTACCCCCGCCGTACTCGAAGAGTACGGTAAAATCATTATCGGCGAGAAAGCCGTCAAAGTATTGGCGGAGAATTTCGCGAACTGA
- the prsW gene encoding glutamic-type intramembrane protease PrsW, with product MLLVSILAAAIAPGVALLAYFYWKDRYDTEPVSMVLKMFLTGMLIVLPIMIVQRSLMIWWGESPFTFSFIISAGVEEFFKWFVLYHIIYNHTEFDEPYDGIVYAVAVSLGFATLENVLYAFLEPATFGTLMMRALLPVSGHALFGVFMGYSLGKAKFSVGKDVRFHLWLAFLLPTVWHGVYDFLMLTVPSTWIWLVVPFMFLLWFGGMRKVNSANAVSPFRFLKREEEIKS from the coding sequence ATGCTACTCGTATCGATTCTGGCGGCGGCGATCGCGCCCGGAGTTGCTTTGCTGGCGTATTTTTATTGGAAAGATCGCTATGACACGGAACCGGTATCGATGGTACTCAAGATGTTCCTGACCGGGATGTTGATCGTTCTGCCGATCATGATCGTGCAGCGCAGCTTGATGATTTGGTGGGGTGAATCTCCATTTACGTTTTCGTTTATTATTTCCGCGGGCGTAGAGGAATTTTTCAAATGGTTCGTTCTGTATCACATCATATACAATCATACGGAGTTCGACGAACCGTATGACGGAATCGTTTATGCCGTTGCCGTATCGCTGGGGTTCGCTACATTGGAGAACGTATTGTATGCTTTCCTGGAACCCGCAACGTTCGGTACGCTCATGATGAGGGCGCTTCTGCCGGTTTCGGGACATGCATTGTTCGGAGTATTCATGGGATACTCGCTCGGGAAAGCGAAGTTCTCCGTAGGCAAGGACGTAAGATTCCATCTGTGGCTTGCTTTCCTCTTGCCGACAGTATGGCATGGCGTATATGATTTCTTGATGTTAACCGTTCCTTCGACTTGGATCTGGCTTGTCGTTCCGTTTATGTTCTTATTGTGGTTCGGCGGAATGCGAAAGGTGAACAGCGCCAATGCCGTATCTCCGTTCCGGTTCTTAAAGAGGGAAGAAGAGATTAAATCGTGA
- the ypeB gene encoding germination protein YpeB: protein MYARLSSILFPIATLLFIGAIVWGYQEHQEKNSVLIKAENQYQRAFHDLSHHMGRLHDQLGQTLAVSSASQGMQRKGLVNVWRLTSQAQNEINQLPLAMLPFNKAEEFLTRISSFAYRTAVRDLTKQPLTPEELKTMKSLYKTAESVNLELGKVQDAVISDHLRWMDVEVAMASENSPNDNTIIDGFKAMDKQMGAYPETDWGPSAMSADRKLSTAGLDGKNMTMEEIKKKALDFLGHQARGADAKVTEDGSKSDMEAYTVTVKGQGGANIQLDYTRKGGHLLWFMNPREVKSRKLDFDTARNKASQFLIRHDYKDMTPITYDEYDHVAVFTYVRTIDGVKIYPDKVTVRVALDNGEGVGLQASDHVFAKKLLTPGKAKISKEQAQKGLNPEFRVEDYSLAVIENDMRETILCHEFVGRVNDHRYRIFMSAETGLEENIEEIPESAKAIAK, encoded by the coding sequence ATGTATGCTCGTTTAAGTTCCATCCTGTTCCCGATTGCAACATTGCTCTTTATCGGCGCTATTGTTTGGGGATATCAGGAGCATCAGGAGAAAAACTCGGTTCTCATTAAAGCGGAGAATCAGTATCAACGCGCTTTTCATGATTTGAGTCACCATATGGGCCGACTGCACGATCAACTCGGGCAAACGCTAGCCGTATCGTCGGCTTCGCAAGGGATGCAACGCAAAGGACTGGTGAACGTCTGGAGATTAACCAGCCAAGCGCAGAACGAGATTAATCAGCTTCCTCTGGCGATGCTCCCGTTTAACAAAGCGGAGGAGTTCTTGACTCGCATATCAAGCTTCGCCTATCGCACAGCGGTGAGGGATCTTACTAAACAGCCGCTGACGCCGGAAGAGTTGAAGACGATGAAGTCGCTGTACAAAACCGCCGAATCGGTCAATCTCGAACTTGGTAAAGTTCAAGATGCGGTCATCTCCGATCATCTTCGTTGGATGGATGTCGAGGTCGCCATGGCTAGCGAGAATAGCCCGAACGACAATACGATCATCGATGGGTTTAAGGCCATGGACAAGCAAATGGGAGCCTATCCGGAGACGGATTGGGGACCTTCGGCTATGTCTGCCGACCGTAAGCTGTCAACGGCCGGATTAGACGGCAAAAACATGACGATGGAAGAGATTAAAAAGAAGGCATTGGATTTCCTAGGGCATCAAGCCAGAGGAGCGGATGCCAAGGTTACGGAGGACGGCAGCAAGTCGGATATGGAAGCTTACACCGTAACGGTCAAGGGACAGGGCGGTGCCAATATCCAGTTGGATTATACGCGCAAGGGCGGCCATCTCCTCTGGTTCATGAATCCGCGGGAGGTAAAGAGCCGTAAGTTGGATTTCGATACGGCCCGCAATAAAGCTTCCCAATTCCTGATCAGGCACGATTATAAGGATATGACGCCGATCACTTACGACGAGTACGATCATGTCGCCGTATTCACCTATGTTCGAACGATCGACGGCGTTAAGATCTATCCGGACAAAGTGACGGTCAGGGTAGCTCTCGATAACGGAGAAGGCGTAGGCCTGCAAGCTTCCGATCACGTTTTTGCGAAGAAGCTGCTCACTCCGGGGAAAGCGAAGATATCGAAGGAACAAGCGCAGAAAGGGTTGAACCCGGAATTCCGCGTGGAGGATTATTCTTTGGCCGTTATCGAGAACGATATGCGCGAGACGATTCTGTGCCATGAGTTTGTAGGCAGAGTCAACGATCACAGATACAGGATCTTCATGAGCGCGGAGACGGGATTAGAGGAAAATATCGAGGAAATCCCCGAATCCGCCAAAGCGATAGCCAAGTAA